A single window of Hylaeus volcanicus isolate JK05 chromosome 8, UHH_iyHylVolc1.0_haploid, whole genome shotgun sequence DNA harbors:
- the LOC128880616 gene encoding transcription factor hamlet-like, which yields MSGYLGSVTLPPTLLHDPKYPPAMREKDSSPRKMPGHISPKQASIYPLSVRVPDVEELPYDLSHGHGRGLSSPSNQQQHQQQPHMSPAARPPQPHHQDDLECEPLDLRVDRKKERLRDENQNEIEVLNQNSLGGALPYHTVLFPQHHAVHPLVLEAMYRSHHHGSPVPELPKIQVRALPTMVPLPPNRFSSTTSTTSSSSSSQPAARIPSPASGQQQQSHPSQQQHQQSHPSQQQQHQQQQQQQQPQQQQTSSSLPPYSINVQAGLKPKDRYSCKFCGKVFPRSANLTRHLRTHTGEQPYKCKYCERSFSISSNLQRHVRNIHNKEKPFKCPLCERCFGQQTNLDRHLKKHDADGPTILDEVRSRYHGQLPRADESYFEEIRSFMGKITSQRQGIPYFSGLLGHGPDDFRSDKQQLQLEEKRGDSSYFSDRDNLSSRSSSTTSRPESVQEEQREVNSPPLSPGNNT from the coding sequence ATGAGCGGATATCTCGGTAGCGTCACCCTGCCCCCGACGTTGCTGCACGACCCGAAGTATCCTCCAGCCATGCGGGAGAAGGACTCGAGTCCGAGGAAAATGCCGGGCCACATTAGCCCGAAGCAAGCCAGCATATACCCGCTGAGCGTCCGCGTGCCGGACGTCGAAGAGCTGCCCTACGACTTGAGCCACGGACACGGTCGCGGCCTCTCGAGTCCCTCGAATCAACAGCAGCACCAGCAACAGCCCCACATGAGTCCCGCGGCCAGACCGCCCCAGCCGCACCACCAGGACGACCTGGAGTGCGAGCCGCTCGATCTACGCGTCGATCGCAAGAAGGAGAGACTCAGAGACGAGAATCAGAACGAGATAGAGGTGCTCAATCAGAACAGCCTCGGTGGCGCTCTTCCTTATCACACGGTACTGTTCCCTCAACACCACGCGGTCCACCCGTTGGTCCTCGAAGCCATGTACAGGTCGCACCATCACGGTTCACCGGTCCCGGAACTACCCAAGATTCAAGTCAGAGCCTTGCCTACCATGGTACCGTTGCCTCCTAACAGATTCTCCTCCACGACCTCGACCACCTCGTCTTCCTCCTCTTCGCAGCCCGCGGCGAGAATACCGAGTCCTGCCAGCGGTCAACAGCAGCAAAGCCATCCGAGTCAACAACAGCACCAACAGAGCCACCCGAGTCAGCAACAGCAGCatcagcagcagcaacagcaacaacaaccaCAACAACAACAAACCTCCTCCAGTCTTCCACCCTACTCCATCAACGTCCAAGCAGGTCTAAAACCCAAGGACAGATACTCGTGTAAGTTCTGCGGCAAGGTGTTCCCTAGATCCGCCAACCTGACGCGGCACCTGAGAACGCACACGGGCGAACAACCATACAAGTGTAAATACTGCGAGAGGAGCTTCAGCATCTCTAGCAACCTTCAGCGTCACGTGCGGAATATCCACAACAAGGAGAAACCGTTCAAGTGTCCCTTGTGTGAGAGATGCTTTGGCCAACAGACCAACCTGGACAGACACCTGAAGAAACACGACGCGGACGGGCCGACGATACTGGACGAGGTCAGGTCGAGGTACCACGGTCAACTTCCCAGGGCGGACGAGTCCTATTTCGAAGAGATCCGCAGCTTCATGGGGAAGATCACCTCGCAAAGACAGGGGATACCTTATTTCTCCGGACTCCTGGGCCACGGACCGGACGACTTCAGGAGCGACAAGCAACAGCTTCAGCTCGAAGAGAAGAGGGGCGACTCTTCGTACTTCAGCGATCGGGACAATCTCAGCTCGAGGTCGAGCAGCACCACCAGCAGACCCGAGAGCGTTCAGGAGGAACAAAGGGAGGTCAATTCCCCACCCCTGTCGCCTGGGAACAACACTTGA